Proteins encoded together in one Brachyhypopomus gauderio isolate BG-103 unplaced genomic scaffold, BGAUD_0.2 sc101, whole genome shotgun sequence window:
- the LOC143497153 gene encoding uncharacterized protein LOC143497153, with product MQPIGSSLGVTFSRCAKLFTIAGQRGGKSTGICLDAGQRCSQTRFPSLVGEPGCKSSNRSVKIAHTLAAPAISGPAAIHTKVSSSPNPGTTHQHVRKVPVKVEDKASEVWNEEICPSSSLYSTPEKSEVCYKGLEGLASASLRSTKLEASQRCRDLGCQKSLLTRRAVLHKAESRAACSSPPRPSQVPQLSQDRASLDCQADANTHRQGKGQVGKAGLKGPGDKGVPKRREGGHSVKLIPLDVSSPLQSVSFMPRKSRIQKERVIIGSRYALPGSLSTTACIQQWRF from the exons ATGCAG ccaattggaagctcgctTGGCGTCACATTTAGCAGGTGTGCTAAACTATTTACCATAGCTGGACAACGTGGTGGCAAGTCGACAGGCATATGCCTTGATGCAGGCCAGCGTTGCAGTCAGACTAGGTTCCCTTCCCTGGTTGGAGAGCCAGGCTGCAAGAGCAGTAACAGGAGTGTGAAGATTGCTCACACTCTAGCAGCTCCAGCCATCTCAGGGCCAGCCGCCATCCACACTAAGGTGTCCTCCAGCCCCAATCCTGGTACAACCCACCAGCATGTCAGGAAGGTCCCTGTAAAGGTGGAGGATAAGGCCAGCGAGGTGTGGAATGAGGAGATATGCCCCAGCTCCTCACTGTACTCCACACCTGAAAAGAGTGAGGTCTGCTACAAAGGGCTGGAGGGCCTCGCCTCAGCGTCCCTGCGCAGCACAAAGCTGGAGGCATCCCAGCGTTGCCGTGATCTGGGCTGTCAGAAGTCGCTGCTCACCAGGAGAGCGGTGTTACACAAGGCAGAGAGCAGAGCCGCCTGCTCGTCTCCGCCTCGCCCGTCCCAGGTGCCTCAGCTCAGCCAGGACCGTGCGTCTCTGGACTGCCAGGCTGATGCCAACACCCACAGGCAGGGCAAAGGCCAGGTTGGCAAGGCAGGCTTGAAGGGACCAGGAGACAAAGGCGTGCCTAAAAGACGTGAAGGAGGACACAGCGTGAAGCTCATCCCTCTGGATGTGTCAAGCCCTCTTCAGTCTGTCTCCTTTATGCCACGCAAGTCCAG GATCCAGAAGGAACGAGTCATTATTGGATCACGTTATGCTCTACCCGGCAGCTTGTCAACAACTGCATGTATACAGCAGTGGAGATTCTAG